One window of Leucoraja erinacea ecotype New England chromosome 14, Leri_hhj_1, whole genome shotgun sequence genomic DNA carries:
- the LOC129703387 gene encoding extracellular calcium-sensing receptor-like encodes MIFAIREINKDTGLLPGVKLGYRIYDTCATHTQSLRSTLASTTGEMEEVPAHDCEASASIPVIVGDSGSTQSMIIQRTLGPFRVPMVSYFASCACLSRRSEFPTFFRTMPSDAHQARGMAQLVARFGWTWVGSVVGDDDYGRSGIQAFTDEVSKLGVCVAFSELIPKVYSKPKILQIAETIRASSARVIVMFAIEGDAYPLVREMVRQNISGRQWIASEAWVTSALMGAGDNLLSLSGTIGFAIRRGQIPGLRDFLLQAHPSKTPNNPFVKELWETIFHCSLKNSGSVKGSNASNVTLTQCTGSEDLSSEYNIYSDVSQLRVSYNVYKAIYSIAHALHNMNSCKSGTGPNNTCANIFNFKPWQLLHYLKQVMYTTKLGEKVYFDENGDPLASYDIINWQRKTDGSIKYVHVGRFNAASGLEHGLQIKEELIIWHGNQTSVPHSVCTESCPRGTRKVLPKGQPVCCSECLQCPDGEISNVTDCLILSNCIACAPEYWPNTPRTECILKHIEFLSMEDGTGMTLTTVSLLGTASTVLMAGVVWYYRRTPIIRANNSALSFLLLFSLALCFLCSLSFIGRPSAWSCRLRHTLFGISFVLCLSCVLAKTLVVLVAFKSTLPGNKLMRWFGSLQQILSVLLCTAVQGGICLAWLLLAAPFPVKQTKYYKEKIIYECDVGSMAAFCCVLGYIGFLACVSLALAFLARKLPDNFNEAKFITFSMLIFCAVWLAFIPAYASSPGKYAVAVEIFAILASSFGLLTCLFVPKCYIILLKPEQNTKRHLMGRTG; translated from the exons ATGATTTTTGCGATTCGAGAAATAAACAAGGACACCGGGCTCCTTCCGGGCGTGAAGCTGGGCTACCGGATTTACGACACTTGTGCCACCCACACCCAGTCCCTGAGATCGACCTTGGCATCAACGACGGGCGAGATGGAGGAGGTGCCCGCACATGACTGTGAGGCATCTGCTTCCATTCCTGTGATTGTTGGTGACTCGGGCTCCACACAGTCCATGATAATACAGAGGACCCTGGGCCCTTTCAGAGTTCCAATG GTCAGCTACTTTGCCTCATGCGCGTGCCTGAGCCGGAGGAGTGAGTTTCCGACCTTCTTCAGGACCATGCCCAGCGATGCCCATCAGGCGCGCGGCATGGCGCAGCTGGTGGCTCGCTTCGGCTGGACCTGGGTGGGGTCAGTGGTGGGCGACGACGACTACGGCCGCAGCGGCATTCAGGCCTTCACGGACGAGGTCAGCAAGCTCGGGGTGTGCGTCGCTTTCTCCGAGCTCATCCCGAAGGTGTACTCCAAGCCGAAGATCCTTCAGATCGCGGAGACAATCCGAGCGTCGAGTGCCAGAGTCATCGTCATGTTCGCCATCGAGGGAGACGCCTACCCCTTGGTCAGAGAAATGGTCAGGCAGAACATCAGCGGCCGCCAGTGGATCGCCAGCGAGGCCTGGGTGACGTCGGCCTTGATGGGAGCCGGCGACAACCTCCTCTCTCTCAGCGGGACTATAGGCTTCGCAATCCGCAGAGGCCAGATCCCGGGCCTGAGGGACTTCCTTCTTCAAGCCCATCCGTCAAAAACTCCCAATAACCCCTTTGTGAAGGAACTCTGGGAGACCATATTTCATTGCTCCCTTAAGAATTCAGGTAGCGTCAAAGGAAGTAATGCATCAAATGTCACTCTGACCCAATGTACAGGTTCAGAGGACTTAAGCAGtgaatacaatatatattcaGATGTGTCACAACTGAGAGTCTCCTATAATGTCTACAAAGCCATATATTCAATAGCTCATGCCCTTCACAATATGAACTCTTGTAAAAGTGGCACTGGACCAAATAATACCTGTGCAAAtattttcaacttcaaaccatggCAG CTCCTCCATTACCTGAAGCAGGTGATGTACACAACAAAGTTGGGGGAGAAGGTTTACTTTGACGAGAATGGGGACCCACTGGCATCGTATGATATCATCAATTGGCAAAGAAAAACAGATGGGTCCATTAAGTATGTGCACGTTGGCAGGTTCAATGCAGCTTCAGGCTTGGAACATGGTCTTCAGATAAAAGAAGAACTTATCATTTGGCACGGCAACCAAACCTCG GTCCCGCACTCCGTCTGCACGGAGAGTTGTCCTCGAGGCACAAGGAAGGTTCTTCCAAAAGGACAACCTGTTTGCTGTTCTGAATGCCTGCAGTGTCCTGATGGAGAGATCAGTAATGTAACAG attgttTG ATTCTCTCAAACTGCATTGCTTGTGCTCCAGAGTATTGGCCCAACACACCGAGGACTGAGTGCATACTCAAACACATTGAGTTCCTCTCGATGGAAGATGGCACGGGAATGACCCTGACCACCGTGTCCTTGCTGGGAACGGCCAGCACGGTGTTGATGGCCGGAGTGGTCTGGTACTACAGGAGGACCCCCATCATCCGCGCCAACAACTCCGCCCTCAGCTTCCTGCTCCTCTTCTCCTTGGCGCTCTGCTTCCTGTGCTCGCTCAGCTTCATCGGACGACCCTCGGCCTGGTCCTGCAGGCTGAGGCATACGCTGTTTGGCATCAGCTTTGTCCTCTGCCTCTCCTGCGTGCTGGCCAAGACCCTGGTGGTGCTGGTGGCCTTCAAGTCCACTCTTCCCGGCAACAAGCTGATGAGATGGTTCGGGAGCCTGCAGCAGATCCTCAGCGTCCTCCTCTGTACAGCGGTCCAGGGGGGCATCTGTCTAGCGTGGTTACTCCTGGCAGCCCCCTTCCCCGTGAAGCAGACCAAATACTACAAGGAGAAGATAATCTACGAGTGCGACGTGGGCTCGATGGCTGCGTTTTGCTGCGTGTTGGGGTACATCGGCTTCCTGGCCTGTGTCAGCCTTGCTCTTGCCTTCCTAGCCCGAAAGCTCCCGGATAACTTCAACGAGGCCAAGTTCATCACCTTCAGCATGCTGATCTTCTGCGCCGTGTGGCTGGCCTTTATCCCCGCTTACGCCAGTTCTCCCGGCAAGTACGCCGTGGCCGTCGAGATCTTTGCCATTCTGGCGTCGAGCTTTGGCCTGCTGACCTGCCTATTTGTGCCCAAATGTTATATCATCCTTTTAAAACCAGAACAAAACACCAAGAGACATCTCATGGGAAGAACAGGCTAA